A single region of the Betta splendens chromosome 12, fBetSpl5.4, whole genome shotgun sequence genome encodes:
- the sptan1 gene encoding spectrin alpha chain, non-erythrocytic 1 isoform X3, giving the protein MDTAGVKVLETAEDIQERRQQVLDRYRRFKELSVVRRQKLEDSYRFQFFRRDADELEKWVQEKLQIASDENYKDPSNLQGKLQKHQAFEAEVQANAGAIIKLDDTGNLMINEGHFAAETIRTRLEELHRLWDLLLQRTKEKGLRLLQAQKLVQYLRECEDALDWISDKEAMATSEELGQDLEHVELLQKKFDEFQTDLAAHEERVNEVNQLAGKLIQEAHPEAELIVRKQDEVNAAWQRLKGLAQQRQGKLFGAAEVQRFNRDVDETISWIKEKEQLMASDDFGRDLASVQALLRKHEGLGRDLAALEDKVNTLGGDAERLQETHPQNASQIHLKKDELVSNWEQIRTLATERHARLNDSYRLQRFTADFRDLTSWVTEMKALINADELANDVAGAEALLDRHQEHKGEIDAHEDSFRSTDEAGQALLNTGHYASEEIKEKLGILAEEKGSLLELWEVRRQQYEQCMDLQLFYRDTEQVDNWMSKQEAFLLNEDLGDSLDSVEALLKKHEDFEKSLSAQEEKITALDEFATKLIQNNHYAKEDVATRRDALLSRRNALHERAQSRRAALEDSFHLQQFFRDSDELKSWINEKMKTATDEAYKDPSNLQGKVQKHQAFEAELSANQSRIDALQKSGQELMDGKHYASTEVAGRMEEVSSQWKKLLEATELKGIKLREANQQQQFNRNVEDIELWLYEVEGHLASDDYGKDLTSVQNLQKKHALLEADVAAHQDRIDGITIQARQFQEAGHFDADNIRKKQEALVVRYEGLREPMAARKQKLSDSLRLQQLFRDEEDEETWIREKEPIASSTNRGKDLIGVQNLLKKHQALQAEITGHEPRIKAVTQKGEAMIEEGHFAGEDVKAKLAELHGRWDGLKAKASQRRQDLEDSLQAQQYFADANEAESWMREKEPIVGSTDYGKDEDSAEALLKKHEALMSDLSAYGSSIQALKEQAQSCRQQVAPTDDETGKELVLALYDYQEKSPREVTMKKGDILTLLNSTNKDWWKVEVNDRQGFVPAAYVKKLDPTQSSSRENLLDEHGSIVLRQDQIETQLVTKEACSVSVRMKQVEELYGTLLELGEKRKDMLEKSCKKFMLFREANELQQWINEKESALTNEEVGTDLEQVEVLQKKFDDFQKDLKANESRLRDINKVASELESEGLMAEEAPMVQAQQQEMLGAAPGKDEADSKTASPWKELNNRWRSLQQLAEDRSNMLGSAHEVQRFHRDADETKEWIEEKNQALNTDNYGHDLASVQALQRKHEGFERDLAALGDKVNSLGETAERLIQSHPEAVDDIQEKCTELNTAWSSLVGRADQRKDKLSNSHDLQRFLSDFRDLMSWINGIRGLVSSEELAKDVTGAEALLERHQEHRTEIDARAGTFQAFEHFGQQLLARGHYASPDIQQKLEALDHERADLEKAWVQRRMMLDQCLELQLFNRDCEQAENWMAAREAFLASDDKGDSLDSVEALIKKHEDFDKAINVQEEKIAALQSFADQLIGADHYAKSDISNRRNEVLDRWRRLKAQMIEKRSKLGESQTLQQFSRDVDEIEAWISEKLQTATDESYKDPTNIQLSKLLSKHQKHQAFEAELHANADRIRGVIDTGNALIQRGACAGSEDAVKARLSALDEQWQFLVNKSAEKSQKLKEANKQQNFNTGIKDFDFWLSEVEALLASEDYGKDLASVNNLLKKHQLLEADISAHEDRLKDLNGQADSLMASNAFDTSQVKEKRDAVNGRFTKIKNMAVGRRAKLNESHRLHQFFRDLDDEESWIKEKKLLVSSEDYGRDLTGVQNLRKKHKRLEAELGAHEPAIQSVLDTGRKLSDDNTIGQEEIQQRLAQFVDHWKELKDLSGARGQRLEESLEYQQFVANVEEEEAWINEKLNLVGSEDYGDTLAAVQGLLKKHEAFETDFTVHRDRVNDVCTNGEELIKKNNHHVDNISAKISALRGKVSELERAAAQRKAKLDENSAFLQFNWKADVVESWIGEKENSLKTDDYGRDLSSVQTLLTKQETFDAGLQAFQQEGITNITALKDQLLAAKHIQSKAIEARHAALMKRWNQLLSNSAARKKKLLEAQEHFRKVEDLFLTFAKKASAFNSWFENAEEDLTDPVRCNSLEEIRALREAHEAFRSSLSSAQADFNQLAELDQQIKSYQVMSNPYTWFTMEALEETWRNLQKIIKERELELQKEQRRQEENDKLRQEFAQHANAFHQWLQETRTYLLDGIAYRRVICVYQYQVGDDLSGRSCMVEESGTLESQLEATKRKHQEIRAMRSQLKKIEDLGAAMEEALILDNKYTEHSTVGLAQQWDQLDQLGMRMQHNLEQQIQARNTTGVTEEALKEFSMMFKHFDKEKSGRLNHQEFKSCLRSLGYDLPMVEEGEPDPEFEAILDTVDPNRDGNVSLQEYMAFMISRETENVKSSEEIESAFRALSTENKPYVTKEELYQNLTKEQADYCLSHMKPYLDSKGRELPSAFDFVEFTRSLFVN; this is encoded by the exons ACCTCCTGCTTCAAAGGACCAAGGAGAAAGGTCTGCGTCTATTGCAGGCCCAGAAACTGGTCCAGTACCTGCGTGAGTGTGAAGATGCCCTGGACTGGATCAGTGATAAG GAGGCCATGGCCACCTCTGAGGAGCTCGGCCAGGACCTGGAGCACGTGGAGCTTCTGCAGAAGAAGTTTGATGAGTTCCAGACAGACCTGGCAGCTCACGAGGAGCGCGTGAACGAGGTGAACCAGCTAGCTGGCAAGTTAATACAGGAGGCCCATCCTGAGGCCGAGCTCATTGTCCGAAAGCAGGACGAGGTCAATGCTGCTTGGCAGCGCCTCAAGGGCCTGGctcagcagaggcaggggaagCTGTTCGGAGCCGCTGAGGTGCAGCGCTTTAACAG GGATGTGGATGAGACCATCAGCTGGAtcaaggagaaggagcagctgatggcCTCTGATGACTTTGGCCGTGACCTGGCCAGCGTGCAGGCTCTGCTGCGCAAACACGAGGGTCTGGGAAGAGACCTCGCTGCTCTGGAGGATAAG GTCAACACGCTGGGTGGTGATGCAGAGCGGTTGCAGGAGACACATCCCCAGAATGCCTCCCAGATTCACCTGAAGAAAGACGAACTGGTCTCTAACTGGGAGCAGATTCGCACTCTGGCTACGGAGCGCCATGCCCGCCTGAATGACTCCTACAG GCTGCAGCGTTTCACGGCCGACTTCAGGGATCTGACCAGCTGGGTGACGGAGATGAAGGCCCTAATCAATGCTGACGAACTGGCTAATGATGTGGCTGGAGCTGAGGCTCTGCTCGATCGCCACCAGGAGCATAAG GGAGAGATTGATGCTCATGAGGACAGTTTTCGATCAACGGATGAAGCTGGCCAGGCTCTGCTGAACACAGGACACTACGCTTCTGAAGAAATCAAAGAGAAG CTGGGCATCCTCGCTGAGGAGAAGGGGTCTCTGCTGGAACTGTGGGAGGTTCGTCGGCAGCAGTATGAACAGTGCATGGACCTGCAGCTCTTctacagagacactgagcaaGTTGACAACTGGATGAGCAAACAAGAG GCTTTCCTCCTCAACGAGGACCTTGGGGACTCCCTGGACAGTGTAGAGGCACTGCTGAAGAAACACGAAGACTTTGAGAAGTCCCTGAGTGCCCAGGAAGAGAAGATCACT GCTTTGGATGAGTTTGCTACTAAGCTGATCCAGAACAACCACTATGCCAAGGAGGATGTGGCTACACGCAGAGATGCG CTGCTCAGCCGCCGCAACGCTCTGCATGAGCGTGCTCAGTCTCGGCGTGCAGCCCTGGAAGATTCcttccacctgcagcagttcTTCAGAGATTCTGATGAGCTCAAGAGCTGGATAAATGAGAAGATGAAGACTGCCACAGATGAAGCTTACAAG GATCCCTCCAACCTGCAGGGGAAGGTGCAGAAACACCAGGCCTTTGAAGCTGAGCTGTCTGCTAATCAGAGCCGCATTGATGCTCTTCAAAAGTCTGGTCAGGAGctgatggatggaaaacatTACGCATCCACTGAAGTGGCTGGACGCATGGAGGAAGTCAGCTCTCAGTGGAAGAAACTGCTAGAAGCCACTGAGCTCAAAG gCATTAAGTTACGTGAagccaaccagcagcagcagttcaacAGGAACGTGGAGGACATCGAGCTGTGGTTGTATGAGGTGGAGGGACACCTGGCGTCAGATGACTACGGCAAAGACCTCACCAGTGTCCAGAACCTCCAAAAAAAGCACGCGTTGTTGGAGGCTGACGTGGCTGCTCACCAG GATCGTATCGATGGTATAACCATTCAGGCTCGCCAGTTCCAAGAAGCAGGGCACTTTGATGCCGACAACATCCGCAAGAAACAGGAAGCCTTAGTCGTCCGCTACGAAGGTCTGCGTGAGCCTATGGCTGCCCGCAAGCAAAAGCTGTCTGACTCCCTCAGGCTTCAGCAGCTGTTtagggatgaggaggatgaagagactTGGATTCGTGAGAAGGAACCTATTGCTTCATCTACTAACAGAG GCAAAGACCTAATTGGTGTCCAGAACTTGCTGAAGAAGCACCAGGCCTTACAAGCTGAGATCACTGGTCATGAGCCCCGCATCAAAGCCGTCACCCAGAAAGGAGAGGCCATGATCGAGGAAG GACACTTTGCTGGCGAGGATGTGAAAGCCAAGCTGGCTGAGCTCCATGGGCGCTGGGACGGTCTGAAGGCCAAAGCCTCCCAGAGGAGACAGGATCTTGAGGATTCCCTACAGGCCCAGCAGTACTTTGCTGATGCCAACGAGGCAGAGTCTTGGATGAGGGAGAAGGAGCCCATTGTGGGAAGCACTGACTATGGCAAAGATGAGGACTCTGCTGAG GCTCTGCTGAAGAAGCATGAGGCTCTGATGTCTGATCTGAGTGCATATGGCAGCAGTATACAGGCCCTGAAGGAACAGGCCCAGTCCTGCAGG CAACAAGTGGCACCAACTGATGATGAGACTGGGAAGGAGCTGGTCCTGGCTTTGTATGACTACCAGGAGAAGAGCCCCCGTGAAGTAACGATGAAGAAAGGAGACATCCTCACTCTCCTCAACAGCACCAACAAG GACTGgtggaaggtggaggtgaatgACCGCCAGGGCTTCGTTCCTGCTGCGTACGTGAAGAAGCTGGACCCCACCCAGTCCTCCTCCAGGGAAAACCTGCTGGATGAACACGGCAGCATTGTGCTGCGCCAGGACCAGATAGAGACTCA GCTTGTCACCAAGGAGGCCTGCAGCGTGTCTGTGCGCATGAAGCAGGTGGAAGAGCT GTATGGCACTCTGCTAGAGCTGGGAGAAAAGCGCAAGGACATGCTGGAGAAGAGCTGCAAGAAGTTCATGCTGTTCCGTGAGGCCAACGAGCTGCAGCAGTGGATCAACGAGAAGGAGAGCGCCCTGACAAACGAAGAGGTCGGCACCgacctggagcaggtggaggttctGCAGAAGAAGTTCGACGACTTCCAGAAG GACTTGAAGGCCAATGAATCCAGACTGAGGGACATCAACAAAGTGGCATCTGAGCTAGAGTCTGAAGGCCTGATGGCTGAGGAGGCACCGATGGTCCAGGCTCAG CAACAGGAGATGCTCGGTGCTGCTCCTGGCAAG GACGAAGCTGATTCCAAGACGGCATCACCATGGAAG GAGCTAAATAATCGCTGGAGATCACTACAGCAACTGGCTGAAGACAGAAGCAACATGCTGGGCAGCGCCCATGAGGTGCAACGCTTCCACAG GGATGCCGACGAAACTAAGGAGTGGATTGAGGAGAAGAACCAGGCACTAAACACTGACAACTACGGCCATGACCTGGCCAGTGTTCAAGCTCTGCAGCGTAAACACGAGGGCTTTGAGAGAGACCTGGCAGCTTTGGGCGATAAG GTGAACTCCCTTGGGGAGACAGCGGAGCGTCTGATTCAGTCCCACCCAGAGGCAGTGGATGACATCCAGGAGAAATGCACCGAGTTGAACACTGCCTGGAGCAGCTTGGTTGGACGTGCTGATCAGCGCAAAGACAAGCTTAGTAACTCCCACGACCTGCAGCGCTTCCTCTCAGACTTCAG GGATCTGATGTCCTGGATCAACGGCATCCGAGGGCTGGTCTCTTCAGAGGAGTTGGCCAAAGACGTGACAGGGGCCGAGGCCCTTCTAGAAAGACACCAG GAACACCGCACAGAAATCGATGCTCGTGCTGGTACCTTCCAGGCCTTTGAGCATTTCGGTCAGCAGCTGCTGGCGCGTGGCCACTATGCCAGTCCGGACATTCAGCAGAAACTGGAGGCACTAGATCACGAGCGCGCCGACCTGGAAAAGGCCTGGGTGCAGCGCCGCATGATGTTGGACCAGTGCCTCGAGCTCCAG CTGTTCAACAGGGACTGTGAGCAGGCAGAGAACTGGATGGCAGCTCGTGAAGCCTTTCTGGCCAGCGATGATAAAGGCGACTCTCTGGACAGCGTGGAGGCCTTGATCAAGAAGCATGAGGACTTTGACAAAGCAATTAATGTGCAG GAGGAGAAGATCGCTGCCCTGCAGTCTTTtgctgatcagctgattggAGCCGACCACTATGCAAAGTCTGACATCTCAAACCGCCGCAATGAAGTCCTTGACAG GTGGCGCCGGCTAAAGGCCCAGATGATTGAGAAGCGTTCTAAGCTGGGTGAATCTCAGACCCTGCAGCAGTTCAGCCGGGATGTAGATGAGATCGAGGCATGGATCAGCGAGAAGCTCCAGACAGCGACTGATGAGTCCTACAAGGACCCCACTAACATTCAG CTGTCCAAGCTGCTG AGTAAGCATCAGAAACATCAGGCGTTTGAGGCCGAGCTTCACGCCAATGCCGACCGGATCCGCGGGGTCATCGATACTGGCAACGCCCTGATCCAGAGAGGAGCCTGTGCCGGCAGCGAGGATGCAGTGAAG GCGCGGCTCAGTGCTTTGGATGAACAGTGGCAGTTCCTTGTTAACAAATCTGCTGAGAAGAGCCAGAAGCTGaaggaagcaaacaaacagcagaacttCAACACCGGCATCAAGGACTTTGACTTCTGGCTCTCTGAG GTGGAGGCGCTTCTTGCTTCTGAAGATTATGGTAAAGATCTGGCTTCAGTCAACAACCTGCTGAAGAAacaccagctgctggaggccgatATCTCTGCCCATGAA GACCGTCTGAAGGATCTGAACGGCCAGGCCGACAGCCTGATGGCCAGCAACGCCTTTGACacctcgcaggtgaaggagaagcgCGACGCTGTCAATGGCCGCTTCACTAAGATCAAGAACATGGCCGTGGGCCGCAGGGCCAAGCTCAACGAGTCCCATCGCCTGCATCAGTTTTTCAGGGACCTGGATGATGAAGAGTCTTGGATTAA AGAAAAGAAGTTGCTTGTGAGCTCGGAGGACTATGGACGTGATTTGACAGGTGTACAGAATCTGAGGAAGAAGCACAAGAGACTGGAGGCTGAGTTGGGAGCCCATGAACCAGCCATTCAG TCGGTGCTGGACACTGGGAGAAAACTGTCTGATGACAACACCATTGGCcaggaggagatccagcagAGGCTTGCCCAGTTTGTCGACCACTGGAAAGAACTCAAAGACTTATCTGGAGCAAG gggacagaggctggaggagtcACTGGAATACCAGCAGTTTGTGGCaaatgtggaggaagaggaagcatgGATTAATGAGAAGTTGAATCTAGTGGGTAGCGAGGACTATGGAGATACTCTAGCTGCTGTGCAG GGCTTGTTGAAGAAGCATGAAGCCTTTGAGACGGACTTCACCGTTCACAGAGACCGAGTCAATGATGTGTGCACTAACGGGGAGGAACTGATCAAAAAG AACAACCACCACGTAGACAACATTAGCGCAAAGATTTCGGCTCTGCGGGGCAAAGTGTCAGAGCTGGAGAGGGCGGCGGCTCAGAGGAAGGCCAAGCTGGACGAGAACTCCGCCTTCCTGCAGTTCAACTGGAAGGCCGACGTGGTGGAGTCCTGGATCG gtgagaaggaaaacagcCTGAAAACTGATGACTACGGCAGAGACCTGTCCTCCGTGCAGACCCTGCTCACCAAGCAG GAGACATTTGATGCCGGTCTTCAGGCCTTCCAACAAGAGGGCATCACAAACATCACGGCTCTGAAGGATCAGCTGCTGGCCGCCAAACACATCCAGTCGAAAGCTATCGAGGCTCGTCATGCTGCTCTGATGAAGCGCTGGAACCAGCTCCTGTCCAACTCCGCTGCTCGCAAGAAGAAGCTTCTGGAGGCTCAGGAGCATTTCAGAAAG GTGGAAGATCTGTTTTTGACCTTTGCCAAAAAAGCCTCAGCCTTCAACAGCTGGTTTGAGAACGCAGAGGAGGATCTTACAGACCCAGTGAGGTGCAACTCTCTGGAGGAGATCCGAGCACTTCGTGAAGCCCACGAGGCGTTTCGCTCCTCCCTTAGCTCGGCTCAGGCCGACTTCAACCAGCTGGCCGAACTGGACCAGCAGATTAAGAGCTACCAGGTGATGTCTAACCCCTACACCTGGTTCACCATGGAGGCCCTGGAGGAAACCTGGAGGAATCTGCAGAAGATCATCAAG GAGCGAGAACtagagctgcagaaggagcagaggaggcaggaggaaaaCGACAAGCTGCGCCAGGAATTTGCTCAGCACGCCAACGCTTTCCACCAGTGgctgcaggagaccag GACCTACCTTCTGGACGG CATAGCCTATCGAAGGGTTATCTGTGTCTATCAGTACCAAGTTGGTGATGATCTTTCTGGAAG GTCGTGTATGGTGGAGGAGTCCGGTACGTTGGAGTCACAGCTGGAGGCCACAAAG CGTAAGCACCAGGAGATCCGGGCCATGCGCAGCCAGCTGAAGAAGATCGAAGACTTAGGCGCTGCTATGGAGGAGGCACTGATCTTGGACAACAAGTACACAGAGCACAGCACAGTGGGCTTGGCCCAGCAGTGGGACCAACTGGACCAGCTGGGAATGAGAATGCAGCACAACCTGGAGCAGCAGATTCAGGCCAG AAACACGACCGGAGTGACTGAGGAGGCTCTGAAGGAGTTCAGCATGATGTTCAA GCACTTTGACAAGGAGAAGTCCGGtcgtctgaaccaccaggagtTTAAGTCATGTCTGCGCTCCCTGGGCTACGACCTACCCatggtggaggaaggagaaccGGATCCAGAGTTTGAAGCCATACTGGATACAGTGGACCCCAACAG GGATGGAAACGTGTCGCTGCAGGAGTACATGGCCTTCATGATCAGCCGTGAAACGGAGAACGTCAAGTCCAGCGAGGAGATCGAAAGCGCGTTCCGAGCTCTCAGCACCGAGAACAAACCCTACGTCACTAAAGAGGAGCTCTACCAG AACCTGACCAAGGAGCAGGCCGACTACTGCCTCTCTCACATGAAACCCTACCTGGACAGCAAGGGCCGCGAGCTGCCGTCGGCGTTCGACTTCGTCGAGTTCACGCGTTCGCTCTTCGTCAACTAG